The Cryomorphaceae bacterium genome includes the window ACCTACTGCCGTGCAGGAATACCTTGTGAACGAAATTCAGGAGGTATACCGATTGCAGGGTGTGAAAATCAACGACAAGCACTTTGAAGTGATTGTGCGTCAGATGATGCGCAAGGTGGAAATTGAAGACGCAGGCGATACCCGCTTCCTCGAGAAACAAGCCGTGGATAAGATTGAGTTCATGGAGGAAAACGACAGCATCTTCGGAATGAAAGTGGTGGTGGATGCCGGTGACTCATCTGCGCTGAAGGAAGGCCAGATTGTTTCTGCGAGGCGCTTGCGCGATGAGAACTCTCAGCTCCGCCGTCAGGATTTGAAGCTGGTGGAGGCTCGTGAGGCCGTTGCCGCAACTTCGCGTCCGTTGCTTCAGGGTATTACACGCGCGTCGCTGCAAACCAAGAGCTTTATCTCGGCAGCATCGTTTCAGGAAACAACCAAGGTGCTCAACGAGGCCGCTGTGGCCGGAAAAGTGGATACCCTTGGCGGCCTGAAAGAAAACGTGATTGTGGGTCACCTCATTCCGGCAGGTACCGGTCTTCGTGAGTTTGAAAAGCTCATTGTCGGATCGCAGGAAGACTACGACCGCTTGGTTGCTAGCAAAGAAGCAGCAACCGTTTCAGAAGAATAACACATTTAACCACAACGCCCCAAACCCGGGCGTTGTGGTTTTTAAAAAACTCCAGTTATGGCAGACGAAAATCAGAATCCCAAGAACCAGTTAAGCATAGAACTAAGCGAAGATGTAGCCGAAGGTGTATATTCAAACCTGGCTATTATTACGCACTCCAACGCAGAGTTTGTGATGGACTTTGTGCGGGTGATGCCCGGCGTACCCAAAGCCAAAGTTAAATCTCGTATTGTTCTTACCCCTCAGCACGCCAAGCGTTTGATGCGCGCTTTGAACGACAATATTCAGAAGTTTGAAAGCGTTCATGGCCGCATTGAAGATACCCAGGGCCCTGAGGGAAATATTCCGATGAACTTTGGCGGTCCTACCGCCCAGGCCTGATCCTCTCAGGTTGCGAATCAGGAAACCCCGGCCTTGGTCGGGGTTTTTCGTTATTTGTTTTTATGTCATTTCGACCGAAGCAACGACGGCAGGAGTTGCG containing:
- a CDS encoding DUF3467 domain-containing protein encodes the protein MADENQNPKNQLSIELSEDVAEGVYSNLAIITHSNAEFVMDFVRVMPGVPKAKVKSRIVLTPQHAKRLMRALNDNIQKFESVHGRIEDTQGPEGNIPMNFGGPTAQA